The genomic segment CCGGGAGGTGGTCTCGGTCGCCATGTGGAACGGCGAAGGGTTCATCGACGACTTTCGCTACGATCTCGAGCACACCCCCTGCGCGGCCGTGGTCGGGGGGGACTACTGTCAGTACCCCACCAACGTTCAGCGAGCGTTCCCACGCGACACCCTGCTGGTGGACATGGGCATCGAGGCGTACTTCGGCGTGCCCATCCGCGGGCGGGACGGTACACCCCTCGGACTCCTGGTGGCGCTGCACGACCAGCCGCGCGCGCCGGTGGACGACCTGGATGAGATCCTGGCGCACTTCGCCGCGCGAGCCGGCGCGGAGCTGGAGCGGCGTGCCGTCGAGGTGGCGCTGCGAGAGAGCGAGGCGCGCTACCGGGAGATCGTGAGCACCTGCGCCGAGGGGATCTGGAAGATCGACGCCGAGGGGATCACCACCTTCGTGAACCCGCAGATGGCCACCATGCTGGGCTATGACCCGGCGGACATGCTCGGGCGCCCGGTCTTCGACTTCATGGACGAGAGCGGCCGCGAGCAGGCGCTGGTGAGAATGGAGCGACGTCGGGCGGGGCTCAAGGAGCTGCACCGCTTCGACCTCCTGCGACGCGACGGAGCGGTGGTCCACACGCTGATGAACACCAACCCGGTGCTGGACGCGGCCGGCGGCTATCAGGGCGCGCTGGCGATGGTGACGGATGTCACGCACCAGGTGGGGCTCGAGAACCGCGCGCGCGAGGCGCAGAAACTGGAGAGCCTGGGGCTGATGGCGGGCGGCATCGCGCACGACTTCAACAACCTGCTCGTGGGCATCCTGGGGCGCGCCGACCTCGCGCTGGCGCGCATCCCGCCCACCGAGCCGGCGCACCGCATCGTGGAGGGCATCCGCGACGCAGCGAGCCGGGCGGCCGACCTGACCAACCAGCTCTTGGTCTACGCAGGGCGCTCGCCCGTGAAGATGCAACCGGTGGATCTGAACCGATGCGTGCTGGAAATCGCAGGGCTCTGCGCGTCATCTGCCCCGAGCGGCGCGCGCGTGGAGGTCGCGGGCGTTTCCCAGGCGAAGCTCATGGTCCTGGCCGACCCGGGAGCGCTCACGCAGATCGTGCTGAACCTCATCACCAACGGTGTGCAGGCGCTGGGGCCCTGCGGGGGGCGTCGTGAGGGTCTCCGCCGAGCCTTCGGAGGTCAGCATGGGGGCCGTCGAGGCCGCCAGCGGCGAGGCACTCGCGGCGGGCCGATATGCCGTCTTGCGCGTGGAGGACAACGGCTCCGGAATTGACGAAGCCACGCGCGCCCGTGTGTTCGACCCCTTCTTCACCACCAAGTCGACGGGGCGGGGCCTCGGGCTCGCGGTGGTGGACGGAATCGTGCGCAGCCACGGCGGGGCCATCGTCATCACCAGCCAGCGGGACCACGGGAGCACCTTCGAGGTGTACCTTCCGCTGAGCGCGGCGAGCGACGAGGTGGCAGTCGAGGTCCCGACCGCCGCGCGGAGCACCACCGCGGCACGCGCCCTGCTCGCCGACGACGAGGCCGTCGTGCGCGAAGTGGTCGAGCTCGCGCTCTGCGACGCGGGGTACGAGGTGGACACCTGCGTCGACGGCGCCGCCGCGCTGGCTCTCTTCGAGGCAGCTCCCCAGCGCTATTCCATCGTGCTGCTGGACGTGACCATGCCCGTGCTCGGAGGCCTCGAGGCTGCGCGCCGCATGTTGATGACGAGACCCGAGATGCCCATCGTCATCATGTCGGGCTTCACCGACGAGCGCGTCCCCGACGAGCTGCGCCACCTGCGCTTCATGCAGAAGCCCTTCGGCATCGCCGCCCTCCTCGATGCGCTCGAACCGGCCGGCCGCGCGCGCCGCTAGACGTGCTCGCGCTCGCTCGCCAGCGAGGTGCCCTCAGTCACAGCCGTCGAAGCGGATGAGCATGTAGCGCCGACCGACCTCCACACAGGCGGCCGGCACCACTCGGCCGGTCGGATGCACGGTGGCGGCCTCGATCAGGGCCGCTCGGTGCAGCGGCGAGTGCTGCAAGAGCAGGATGCCCCCGCGGACGGGCGCGTCCGCGGGCAGGCCGACGTTGGCGGAGAGCGCGCCCGCGGACCCGAGCCGCTCGAGGAACGCGCGGCTCTCCGAAGGGCTCATGTCGCCGAAGTGATTGAGCTCACCCAGACCGAGCCAGGTGCGTGCGTCCTCCGAGACGTAGTCCGCCGTGGACGCGAGCAGCTGGGCGTCGGTGAGCCCGTTCTCCGGGTTCTCCGTGGCCACCGCGGGGACGTCGTCGGGCGTGCTTCCGGCAAACATCGAGCGACCCAGCGCGAGCAGGACTCCCACCAACACCAGCCCCCCGAGGGCGGCCACCCACTTGTTCCGACCCGCCGCGGGCTCGGGCCCGGGCCGCGGAGGCGAGGCGGCCGGCGGCGCTGCGACCGGCGGCGAGCCGGCCGCCCGCTCCGTGGCCCGCGTGGGCGGAGACGCTCTCTGGGGCGCCTTCACCTTGGGCAGGCTGGCGAGGGCAGTCTGTAGCGCCTCGATGTCGTCTTCGGTGGGGTGCGAATGCGGCGTAGCCGCGATGGGCGCAGCTGGCGGAGCGCTCGAGGGCATCCCGGGCGGACGCAGCGACGCGGGCGCCGGAGCGCGCATGGGCGCTGGGATCAGCGATCCGAGCTCGAGCTCGTCATCGAAGGCATCGTGACCCGGCGCCTCGAGTTTGACGGCGACCGGCGGCGCCACGCCGAGTGGCCCTGGGACCGCACGGCGTGCGGGGCCGCTGGGCGCGGGGGGCTTCAAGGGCACATAGGCCGACGAGCCCTCGCCGTACGCAGGCTCGTCGGCCAGCAGCGCGGCGGACACATCCGGCGCGGCGGCGCTGACCTTCTTCACCCGAACCCGCGGGCCTCGCGCGGCGCTGGCGCTGGTCGCGGCGGCCTCGGGGACGGCCTCGAGTCGCGCAGGCAAGATCCCCTCGGGGCAGAGCTCCACGTCGGCCCCTGCCCTCCCCAGCGCCTCGGCCGCCTCGGCCGCCTCGGCGGCCGTGACGCCGCGTCGCACCAGGCGGGGCACCGAAGCCACCAGCGCCACGGCGCGCGCGAGGTCCATCTCGAACGCCCAAGCGATGCCCTCGGCGGCGTCCTCGGGGGCCAGGTCGAAGCCCATGATCCACACGTCGACGGTATCGGAGTAAGGAACGGCCATGAGAGGGATGAGACCGCTCCCGCGGCCCGTCTGCAAGCGCGCAGTTCCGGAGGCCCGTGTTCAGCCGCCCACCATCGCGATGAGCGCCAGCGGCGCGAGCAGCTCCCCCTGAAACGACAACGTGAACGCGTGGTCGCGCGGGCCCGAGAGGCCAATGCGGGCGTCGAGACGAATACCGACGGGCCACTCGAGGCCGCCAACGGCACGGTGCCCGAAGTACAGCCCGGCGGTGACGCCGTGGCCCCCGCCACCGAAGCGCCCATGCACGCCGAACGAGGGCACGATGGCGCGGTCCGCGCGAGTGGGAAACACCACGTGACCCCCTGCGCCCAACAGAAAGTCCTGTGCCCCGAGGATGCCCGTGGAGCCGATCTCGCCGTAGAGTCCGAAGCCCACGTCCCGCTGCTCCGCCCTCCCGAAGGTGACCTCGGGCCGGAACGTGAGCGCGGGTCCGCTCGGGTGCGACTCGCGTCCCGCGCCCGAGTCGCGCACGAAGAAGCCGCCACCCATCGTGAGGTTGAAGGCGAAGCCCACACGCGCAGGAGCTCTCGGCACGCGCTCGATGAAGCCGTACCCGTCGCTCGGGTTCGCGTCGAAGAAGGCACGCCCCGCGCTGTCCTCCGCGACGAACCGAGGGTCGAGCGCCGCGACCAGCGCGCGCGCCAGCGAGGCCTGGTCGTTCGCGGGCGCGCCATTGCACGGGCACGTGGCCGCCGCGGTGGGGTCCACCGTGCACAGCGGCGGAACGTCCACCTCGAGCACACGTCCGGCGCCGAGCGCACCCGTCGCGACATCCTCGGCCTGATCACACGCCCCTCCCTCGGGGTCCACCACGATCGGCATGCGCGAACCCAAATCGCTGAACTGGCGACAGGCCTCGATGGTCTCCCCCACGGTCTCGCGAGGCGCGACGAGCACCACGCGCGCCGCAGGGTGCATGTGACACCCGCCCGTGCCGAGCATGGACTGCCCCAGCCACGCCATGTCGGCCATGAAGACGACCGCAGCCACGGGCACGTTGGCGGTGCAGCAAGGGCCGAAGTCGCGGGCCTGGACGTCCGCGAGGACCTCGAGCACGCGCGCGGAAACGGCCTCCGGCAGGGTTTGCCGCAGATCGGGCGTGACCACGGCATACGTGCTGGCGAGCGCCCGCGCGAAGGGCTCGAGGCGCGCTGGGTCTCCCGCCGTGACCAGCAACACGATGGGGCGCCGCGGGTGACGCATGGCGGGGTCGCAGACCGGACCGGGGGTGTCGCAGGTGACGTCACCCCGGAGTGGCGTGTGTGTTGGCAAGGGGATGCTGGACGCGTGCTGCACGGACGAGGGCCACTCGCTCGACGAGCTGGCAGGGGGCACGTCCTGGGCACTCACCAGCCCGGATCCAGAGAGCACGTTCACGCAGGCCAGCCCGAGCACCGTGGACAAACGCATGCTGGGAGCTTCTCACGACTCGCCCCTGTACACCCGCCATGCTCGAGCGCTCCCGCAGGCTAGGGCCTCGCCCAAGCGGTCTCCATGCGCCTTGTCAGCGGCACCGGGAGCGGGCTTCATGGGGGCATGACGACGCACGGCTCGCCCGCCCGGCCCCTCGGTGCCCTACTCCTCGCGCTCGCCCTCTCGGGCTGTGGCGCTGCATCGCCCCCGCCGCCCACGACGCAGGTCGAAGCCACGCCGCCCGCCTGCACGAGCTATCAGGAGCTGCGCGGCGACCGCTGCATGTACGTGGTGGAGGCGGAGGAGCGCTGCCACGAGGCCGACGGCGCCGCGTGTACCGGGGCTGGGGACGCCTACATGACCGGTGTGAACGTGGCCGTGGACGTCGATCACGCGGCCGAACTCTATGCGCGCGCATGCGAGCTCCGGGGACGCCGAGGGCTGCAACAGGCTCGGGTCCCTCCATGAAGATGGTGACGGCGTAGCGCTGGACCTGGCCGAGGCGGCGCGGCTCTACGCCGCCGGGTGTGAGCTGGGGAGCGCGGAGGCGTG from the Sandaracinaceae bacterium genome contains:
- a CDS encoding PAS domain S-box protein, whose amino-acid sequence is MPDHTTSTRVAEAIRLIHVATSKATGDEFFRALVRAMADVLGTRFAFAGEVTPGTREVVSVAMWNGEGFIDDFRYDLEHTPCAAVVGGDYCQYPTNVQRAFPRDTLLVDMGIEAYFGVPIRGRDGTPLGLLVALHDQPRAPVDDLDEILAHFAARAGAELERRAVEVALRESEARYREIVSTCAEGIWKIDAEGITTFVNPQMATMLGYDPADMLGRPVFDFMDESGREQALVRMERRRAGLKELHRFDLLRRDGAVVHTLMNTNPVLDAAGGYQGALAMVTDVTHQVGLENRAREAQKLESLGLMAGGIAHDFNNLLVGILGRADLALARIPPTEPAHRIVEGIRDAASRAADLTNQLLVYAGRSPVKMQPVDLNRCVLEIAGLCASSAPSGARVEVAGVSQAKLMVLADPGALTQIVLNLITNGVQALGPCGGRREGLRRAFGGQHGGRRGRQRRGTRGGPICRLARGGQRLRN
- a CDS encoding response regulator; its protein translation is MEDNGSGIDEATRARVFDPFFTTKSTGRGLGLAVVDGIVRSHGGAIVITSQRDHGSTFEVYLPLSAASDEVAVEVPTAARSTTAARALLADDEAVVREVVELALCDAGYEVDTCVDGAAALALFEAAPQRYSIVLLDVTMPVLGGLEAARRMLMTRPEMPIVIMSGFTDERVPDELRHLRFMQKPFGIAALLDALEPAGRARR
- a CDS encoding SEL1-like repeat protein, whose product is MTTHGSPARPLGALLLALALSGCGAASPPPPTTQVEATPPACTSYQELRGDRCMYVVEAEERCHEADGAACTGAGDAYMTGVNVAVDVDHAAELYARACELRGRRGLQQARVPP